The DNA window TCCAGACACAAAATGACATGTCAAAAGAACCGCTATAACCAAATAGCAAGAACCCTAAACGGCAGGTTAGACTGTACGAAAACCAGTTATAAACCTTATTGTCAAGAAGCAGATTCAACGGTTTAACCATTACCATCTGGTTACATGATAAAACCCTAACCAAACCCAGGCAGTAGATCAACATTGACAACTTATTTTATTAAGGTAAAATGGTTCGAGTTCCATATAGAGGATATATATCTGGTTTACGAACACGGCCTGCTCAAATTTAATAGGGATCATAGAGACCGCAGCCCAGGTTTTCAACATGGCATTGCTTACTTAAACACACACTACCACAAGCACAAATTTTCGACATGGAGGCTGAGATTCAATGATAATGCTATGAGATCGAGAATCTAATAGAGTAcgatctaaaatagaaaaaatgacACCGTCACAAGATTCAACTAAGGACCTGGCTCATACTCATCTAAGCAGCTTGTATATTTTTATCAAGTtcatcaagttaaaagcaatcAATAAAGATCAAGAGGAACTATATATACAGTTCATCCATCAAACATCCAATCCTATGATCGAACCTTTCAACACCCAATAATCTAAACAGCTAAACACAATCATGTTACCTAATTGAACCATGTCTTGCCATTCCACAGTGACATGGGTTTTCAGTTTCAAACAGTTTTCTTCTTATGCAAGCTTATAATTCTATCTACAAACTACAGGTCTAAGAAGGGGAAAGAAGGGGAACATGCACATAAAATGAAAAACCCAGAAATATTTCACCAAAAACAGCAAGAGAAAACAATTATATTTGcgtaggaaaagaaaaagtaccgTTCTTGACCAGCAGTATCCCAGATCTGAGCTTTGACACTCTTATGTTCAATAACAAGAGTTCTAGTCTGAAACTCAACTCCAATGGTAGCCTTGGAATCTAAACTGAACTCATTTCTAGCAAACCGAGCAAGAATCTGAGACTTACCCACAGCAGAATCACCGATTAAAACTACCTTGAAAACGTAGTCAATCTTCTGGTTTGGATCACCATACCCTCCCCCACTAGCCATTTTTCTCTTCTAATTCCaactttttgaagttttttttttcttcagtgTCTTTGTATGTGTCCACTTGATTTTGTTTCGTCCCCTGAAATATAgcgaagagagagagaaaaaagggGGGTGCAATTAGGAAAGTTTTTGAGTTTAGGCGTAAtgagtgttttcaacctcgaactataaattttttttattttagtccttaaatttatttatttaatcttttttaatcCTCAAATTATTGTTTGATCAAAATATTCATAATTGGATGAAAAAGTTAACAAATTTTCCTTTAACTTATTACTGTAGCATTTCAACATTGATGTATTGTGacgttaataattaattattttttaaaataaaaataaatgtatagaaattataaaaaaaaattaaaagagaggTAGATGGGAAGAGTAAAAAAAAAGCTAATGATAGGCATTGATGGTAATAAAGAAAGTTAAATAGGATAGGGCGTGAATTTAggataatattataatattgttTTCAACCGCCATCATTACTACAGTCCTACCGTCGAGATTTATCCCCCCTGccatgttattttattaatcgTTTTGACGGTCCAATTGATTTTTTCTATGGACGTGGTTCAGTTGTTCATTCTATTTATAACAACTGAAcctaataaaaaaaagttcatgGTGTGTCTAAGATATTGACAGCTGTTCAATTTGTTGTTTTGGTGGGCTATGGTATGTGTATTGATTGGTTGGGCTTTGTTATCTTTCATACTTAAAAGGCTTGCGCTTCTACACGATAAATGTATGCATCCAAGGCCTTTTTATATCCACTCTAAGGACCCTTTTTGGGTCGTCTCTCTCtcctctccttttttttcatCTCCCTCCTCACATCCACAGGAGAGCCCATCAATTAGAGAAGTACCAAGCCAAGCTTCCTCACCATACTCCGATCATCTATATTGTCAACTCTTTATCATGTTCTAAACAGGATGAACTGACCAACGTCGCCGCCAACTAAACCTCACATCAACGCTATGGAATTTAATTGATTGGGCACTCATCTACATTATCGACATAAAAAAAACATCTTGAAAAAATAGTTCATTTTagcttcttttttattattacatCAATGAGTAGCTTGATTATGAACCTGGGTTAATACAAAAGATCCTTCAAATACATTAAAatcttgaaaatatttaattttttgtggctaaaaattgaaaaaaaaaattgtcagtTGTAATTGaacataaaacaaataatgtAAGCGTAGCTAACTCATAACTAcaatatgtgaaaaataaatattcCTACCAAACATAGCATTAAAGTTATAAAGTCCCTGTTGAGCacatttccaaatataaacacAGAGACTTAGAATATTGCAGCTGTCTTTGAATCAGATATAAAAGAAGAAAGTGTGTCCCTCTTTTACTCGTTATAATCCATCCTTTTATATGCCATGATTTAACAGGAAAAAACCCCCTCATTTTGCAGCATCTTTTATTTTTGGGGGTTCATCATTTTGAAGCATCTGATTCAAAGACAGCTGCAATATTCTAAGTCTCTGTGTTTATATTTGGCTTAATAATGAAGCatttgagcaaaaaaaaagaaaaaaagcttaACAACCAATCCTCAAACATTGATCTTTTCAACTACTTTTCTTGATTATGAACCTAAAGCATCCAACAGAAGTCaaaagattaaagtgaataaaaaaGAGACCTTTCTGTCAGAATCTGATCCATTTTTCTTTGATATTCCATCAAAGTCACCAACCAAAAACACTAATCTCAAGAATCTTACAATCCCACACCGAAACTCTATAATTATTGCAAGGGCACTACCGGAccattaaaatatgtataaaagaaagcttcttcttttttggcTACATGTTACTGGTTTTTTATTACAAACACTCATGGAAAAGCTTTGTTTATACATAACAAAGTGGCAGCTAAGAGGTACTCAATAATGGTGGAAAAGCATCGACAGAGATTGTCAAAGCCAGTTATGAAAATAAGATGGGAAAAATCCTTAGGGAGAGAGGGGCCAATCAAAGGCAGCATTGTCTAAATCAAATCCATCGTAGAACCTCATTTCGACATCTTCCATGCTTTGGTCATCTTCCCAATCCCCATCTGATATTTCATCGTCGTAATCAGAACCGACATTTCCGGCAATGAAGTCCCAGGCCAAGTAACCGGAGGAACCTGAATAATTTGAACAGTCATCGCAGCCTTTCATCCCAAAATAATCGACAACAAGAGGTCCGACCACTTTCAGTCGTGTGAATTTCTTGATATAATTTTCATCCAGCTTCACGTTCCAACATCCTCGCACATCCAATAATTCAAGCTCAGGGCAGTTTTCGAGTATCTTAAGCACAGCTTCGGTGCTAATAAGTAGGTATGCCACCTCAAGTTGCTTGAGCTTCGGCATTGTTGTAGCAATGGCAAAGGCCTCATCGTCTTGAGACAGCTTGTCAATTACCTCTAATGGGTGCATTGTTCTCCTCAACCCCATTAGTAACTTACAGTTCTTACCAATTGCTTCAAGGGCTGGAGCCCCGATGTTCCTGCAGTAACTAACATCCAAGAAAGTCACCGAAAAAAGCCTCCCAGCAACCTGTTCCACTATCGAATCACTTATTTCACTTCTTGGCAGCCGTAAAGTCTGAAGGGATTTGGCACTAGAAGCAGGGGAGAATAAGAGTGAAAATGAGGGCAGCAATTATTGAATTTACAATATCCACAATGAAGTCACAAAATAAAAAGGAACGTGAACTCTGATCTTAGAATCCATCATATTCTATCAGTAAGATACTCAAGATACagaatttaaagtaaaatagaaggaaaatgaaaattatgagcaGCTTCATCCAGCTAGGTATTAGTTTTCAGTTTAGTATTAATTGCCTAAGCTAAGACTTTAGCAGCGACATACACCCAATGTCAGCATTTTTTCCATTTAGCCCGTTAGCATAAGCCTCGTATCGAAACCTATAATGGTTTTATGCCCTTCCAGTTGCAAATTGCAGATGTAATAACTTTCACGCCAAAGGGGATATAATAAACAGAAAATGCAATTGAAAGGCATGGATAGCAACATGTAATGTCCTTACTTATCTGCAATGAGTGAAAAGCTCTGGTCATTAGCGAGACCAGTAACACAAAGCTTTCGGAGTGAACCTGAGCTTCTAGTTATCAGCATTTGAAGCATTCGATCAAGGGTTTCAGGCCGGCATTGTTGGCTCCATTGTTCAATGTCAATGTCCTGCCAGCAGTACGGTCCAGCAACCGCTTTCCGCCACGACTTGCAGACCCTCGGAACAACAGTAAGTATTTCCTGGAGCGGAAGATTCTTGAAAATCATCCCTAAGGCATCCGGTATCAATTCATCCCAGCGTCTGAAATCAATATTCTCCCCCATCTAATCCCTGCTTCCTTTCCAGATAAAGCATAACTAAGTACGAAACTGCAAGCAGTAAGCCATTAAAATGCTTCTACAAACAAATAACCAAAATGGAAGAGAAGAGAATAGAAGCTAAATGACAAGCAGAAACCAGTGAAAATGAGGCCTAAATAGTTAGCAATTAGAAGTGCCAAAAGTAACAATGAAGGGggaaaaaaaacacatttttgaACACTGAAATCCCAGTTTCCAATTAAAAGAGTCAAACTTTAAAGAGAAAGATGATTGGAAATGAAGACCTGatactaataattaaaaaaacactttagaaacccaaataaaaaaacaCTCTATTCCAATACTACTGATAAAAAAAACCTTTGAAAACAAAACATACGCAGATAAAAAAACAGCTAAAAGAAACCAATTAtgcaagaaaaacaaaaacaaaagcaaCAAAAGAGGCAGAAATTTTACCCCGAAGGAGGTCTTATGCTCAGAAATATAGATCAGACGGGAAAAACCAAGAACATCCCATCATTTTGTCCTAATTAACATTACTAACTGAGTTGCACTGCAAAATGTAAACAAAAACATTATCTTTaacaagaatgaaaaaaaaaactgacaGAGAAAGAATgaacacatatatacacacaccgAGTTTACGCTTTACAGTTAACAAGGAAAAAAAAGGAGGAAAGAATAAGAGTTTTTACCAGAAGTTGGGATTTTTTTCCCCTGGATCTGCAAAGACCCCGGTTTATCCGCCAGAAACAAAGgttaaaaagagagagaaagcaGAAAGAAAGCACAGgtagagaaagagagagagagagagagagcgctTTAAGCGGCAGTAGAAGACTACAGAAAGAACAAAGCGAAAATAAAAGAAGCAAAAACCCCCCCAAAAACAAAACaatgagaaagagaaagagaaagagaaagagaaacgTGAAGGAAAAGTAAATAATTGAATGAACACAAATGTGGGTTTTGTCTTTTCGGGTTTGGGTAATCACTGTAACAGTGGGGAATGAGATTTTAACCCCTCTTTGAGTCTCTGCTGCTCTTCCAACTTGGAGAGATCAATTcgatttgattatatataattgGTAATCTCAATTccatttgattcaaaaaaaaaaatgagcAGTAATTCGAAATGACTCCAATGTTGGTAGGATGGCGGGTCTTTGGGAAATTCAATGGCTGATGATGCTTTTGCCTTTGCACTTTCCCGGATAATCTTTCTTCTTAAACAATGGTGAATTTTCTTTTATGGTGTTTACCTTTTCTCcaaagaaaattttgttattttagtgatgctaaaatttataatttatattgaatattaaacCCTTCAGTTTGAGTTGAGTTAACCGAATATTAATTTAAGtcgataataaaaatttatattaattttataaaatatattatattattttgatcatatttttattgtattttgtattttttatataaaaagtaaaataatacccataatgaaattttttatataattttttataaatttatttttctgggATTGTGAGTGTAGATGATTAAGATTTCAATAACCTATTTAGAAAAACACTACTAataaaaatagtaacaaaatataAGCTCAGTTGTACATGCTAGGTTGTTAGCATATCAAAATCAAGCAgaaaatttttcaagaatttaactTATTTGTACAACTCCTGTTACTAAGACAATGTACTAGACTTTGTAAATCTAAACCTGTAAAAGAGGTTGGGAAATTTATTGGAATATTTTCTTTTGTACCTTCATTTTCATAATCTCCCCTGAATTTTAGTTTGATTAATTAGACATAATTTAAGATTGTTTCAGtcttaatttatttgtattataatcatttaattttatattttatgattactcgaatatataattatatttacattTTGATTGTACTCGTAAACTTTCAATAGATATCTATATTatcatttaaattttacatttagtTAAAATCAATAATCAATCGagtactaattaaattgaaaaataattaaaaataaattgttatagaaaattatattttacaaatatttttttatttttaaaaatatttttatataaaaataaataaattaataaaatgagatttgcattacttttatttttcaactcCTTTGAATTGCTTGTCATCtatgaatataaaatataaatatttaattgatattatatcaCATTCCACCCGTAATTTTATATTTcgctttaaaatattttatttagattcgaaacatttcaattatattataatttcatattttcaaataatatcaaaatgtCGTAGTATAAAAAGGTAATATTTCAATACGATCTATTTCTTAAATTATCTTgtattacaaaaaataaattctaaaaatttagaCTAAACAACCTTTtacttttgttattttaattaatttcattatttatttccaAATAAAATTTAGATTTGATTAACAACAAAAACTAACTCCTTTTCTGAACTTTGAAAAAATAAATGTCATCCTTTaatgttattatgattataaattataGCTATCTAAATAGTTTTTCCCCATTAAGTTGAATACAATCTTAATCACATATACATGAATACCCCACACTCAATCTTAAATCCAAATAACTTAAAATTGGGTTCTAAGTTAGAAATCAAGTTCCAAGAATGCATATAGTTAATAGTACAATCAATTTactaaattattaaatcaaaaatcaaaatattgttTGATCTTAAAATCAATTTATGTACTCATAcgtattaataatttaatgttttaattgagATTATTATGtctatatttttaattgtatggTATTTAAATTTGTCCAGGAAGGTATTAGAAACAGGTGCTAAATTTGGATGTGCCTTTTTAACATAGCATCCATGGAAGTGAAGGCCCCTGGTTTGTTTCCACAGAGCATGTGACAACCATTTTGCTGTGCCTATTTTCTGCAAATTTAGAAACCACGTGTTAGGATGAAGGGCCACCGTGCCTACACTTCGTAAAACGATGGCCAGcatttttttttaacataaatctCTCTTCCCCCATACTTTGAATAGGAGGATAATTAGAGCTATAAATGAATTGAGCTTGAACTAACAAATTTCTTATCATGTTTGTTTGTTTACTTTTAAATTTGTCCGTGTTCAGTTTGTGTTTgttaataatttcaattttttgttcgtgttcgtttatttaaaattatgtatgtTCATGTTTGTTTGTTTAATGTTTACGAACATTAAATGAACATGTTCACGaacaatgttaataaataataaacaaacaaacaaacaacaaatacacacatatattgtTTAGATgtaaaatagtcaaatataaatattaataactatattacaaatgaaaaaaaatacaaatcaagataattttattaatatatactgatggaatttttataagaaaaaaatcattaataaataaacgaGCTTGTTCATAAACAAAAACGAGCCGATCACACCTCTGTTTGTGTTCGTTCGTTTATTAAATGaacataaaaattttgttcatactCGTTTATTTAGCTTAATTAACAAATATAAACGAACGTTATACGAACAGTTCACCGAACGTTCTATTCATTTACACCCCTAAAGATAATGCGTTTTAATACACTCAAATTCACGTATTTCTACaccaataacaatattaatataattgagtttttattttttattttttgaatggaTTATTAATGCGTAGATGAGAATATTTTGGCAATGGGACGAGTGAATCACGTTGGCAAAATCTTAGTTAGGTTTACCTATATTTGATTTGGAGTTAAACGTATTTAAATCTTCTGTCATTTACTCATCCATTCTAACTTCATTTATTTGTTGATAGTTATtcgaattttattattattttaaattattaatgaatatacaaccaattaattcaatttatattaaattaatttaaatatatttattctcTCGTTGAGagaaattattagtaattttaagTATTACTTTAAAATAAACCAGTTTTGATTAGagtgaattattttatttaaatttaattataaaatatattaatataaatataaaacatgttttaccttttttaaaattttttaaattagtagAATCTTTAGtagataattatttattaaaataataaaaataataaaaataataaaaatttagacTTTTGCATATTTTCTCGATAAAATTGATATCACATTACATATTATCAGAGGTGTAGCTACGGCTTTGACTAagtggaaaattttatttttttacctttcaaaaattaaaactttcaatttaaattttttagccTTTAATCAATTGAAAAACTGTATTTTTTTTACCCTTCTGGAAATAAATTCCTAGTCAATCCTTCCTACTTATAACAATAAACCAGCCTTATTAATATGAGCGGCTGGTGCCTGCCTATGTGCCTAAGTAATAACAATTTACATTCCAGcatttatttgataattaatataatattttcattaatcataaaaattagatattttttaaataaaaaaacttagcatgaatattttatggatgttgtgttttttatttctatttacaaattatcaatataatatatattattaaatatgtaaaaaaatttaaacacaaatgTTGGTTATGTTATATTATACTTAATA is part of the Gossypium hirsutum isolate 1008001.06 chromosome D11, Gossypium_hirsutum_v2.1, whole genome shotgun sequence genome and encodes:
- the LOC107911629 gene encoding F-box protein FBW2; translated protein: MGENIDFRRWDELIPDALGMIFKNLPLQEILTVVPRVCKSWRKAVAGPYCWQDIDIEQWSQQCRPETLDRMLQMLITRSSGSLRKLCVTGLANDQSFSLIADNAKSLQTLRLPRSEISDSIVEQVAGRLFSVTFLDVSYCRNIGAPALEAIGKNCKLLMGLRRTMHPLEVIDKLSQDDEAFAIATTMPKLKQLEVAYLLISTEAVLKILENCPELELLDVRGCWNVKLDENYIKKFTRLKVVGPLVVDYFGMKGCDDCSNYSGSSGYLAWDFIAGNVGSDYDDEISDGDWEDDQSMEDVEMRFYDGFDLDNAAFDWPLSP